A genomic segment from Gavia stellata isolate bGavSte3 chromosome 4, bGavSte3.hap2, whole genome shotgun sequence encodes:
- the HMGA2 gene encoding high mobility group protein HMGI-C, with protein MSAQGEGPGQPSTAAQEQPATAEPQKRGRGRPRKQPQEPAGEPSPKRPRGRPKGSKNKSPSKAAQKKAEATGEKRPRGRPRKWFKLGSWVLPLGMMKWRVMLYFAPERNVVKLL; from the exons ATGAGTGCACAAGGTGAGGGACCCGGTCAGCCTTCCACTGCTGCCCAGGAGCAACCTGCAACCGCAGAGCCTCAGAAGAGAGGACGAGGCAGACCCAGGAAGCAACCACAA GAACCAGCTGGTGAACCGTCTCCTAAAAGACCAAGAGGAAGACCCAAAGGAAGCAAAAACAAGAGTCCCTCTAAAGCAGCTCAGAAG aaagcagaagccACTGGTGAAAAGCGACCCAGAGGCCGGCCCAGAAAATGG tttaaattAGGTTCATGGGTTCTTCCTCTGGGCATGATGAAATGGAGAGTGATGTTATATTTTGCTCCAGAAAGAAATGTGGTTAAATTATTATAA